CTATTTGAATAGAGCTTAAATCATTTGTTTGCCATGAATGCTACACACTCACTATTCTTCTTCACAAGTTTCAAAAACCATATATGGAGTTTTGTATCACAGACACAGGAAACCTTCTAGTTCTCAATTCTTTCTTTATGTTAGATAATTATCAAAGCAAGTCCAACTTATGGGTATCTATGTAATGAGAATCCACCACTACTGTAATTTATGAGAACCAGCTGAGTGGAGGACTCGCTTATTAAAGATGATTAAGTGGGCATGCAGTATATGCTAATAAAAAGGGTCAAGTGGAGGGCTCACTTAAAAGGTGACTCAAGTGGGATATGGTGTTGAGAAAGATCATTTTGATCTTATAGGTTAAGCCAAAAGTGGGTGAAATTTCAGGATCAAGAATATCAGTTTTCTAGCTTACTTGGACGGAGAGAAATTAGACACTTTATTAGTTCATATGATGCATAAGCCAGTTGGTATTCATGAGTCTCTATCACAAACCATGTATACCGTTGCTGACAATCCTTGCCCATGAACCAAtgtttgaattaaaaaattgcATGTTTCTTACCATCAAACACGTGCATGCCTTTAAATTGACTTCTGTACGGCTTCACTAGCCAAAAGGCAATAACCATCCTCTCTTTTGAAAGTATTCAGAGTCAGCtctgttcttttatttttcctaataCTAAACTATAAATGAGATAAACATCACCtttcaacaaataaattaagttCAGTTATTGGACAACAGTGACAAATATACAGATGTGCCTGTAAATCAACAAAAATGAACACTGTCCTAGGTTGGTAATGCTGTTTGATTCTGAAATGAAGTCTTAAGATTAGAGGCAAGAGTAATTTTCACTTTTCAATACTAATAGAAACCTCTCATGGTTAACCTTATTGCACATATATCTGCAGTGGCAAAGGATTCAACTGGTCCCAGTTTAAGTTACCAGCAATTAGAAGCAAACATGGTTGGCTTTTGGCCGGAGGGATTCACCCCAATAATGTGTGTGAAGCTATTTCTACTCTTCAACCACAAGGAATTGATGTCAGTAGTGGCATTTGTGCTTCTGATGGAATTCAGAAAGATGAGTACCGGATATCATCCTTCATGAGAGCAGTAAATTCTGTAAACTACTGTTTGATGTGATGTCCAAGTTGAATAGCTTCTTGTGATGCAGAACAAGGAGACCATGCTTCATTAACATCATATTGTTTATACAATAAAGTACATTTTCATCATTAGTTATGTATGTTGCAGGCAAAGTTCTTGTAAGTGCACTGAATAAGAAAGTTATATTTCACATGATATTAGTTGGCTTCTCCCATGAAATTTTTGGGTCTTGTAATTACATATTAATAACATCCGAGAGTACTTCCTCGGAGCAAAACTACCTAGAAATAGCATTTTCTTGCGCATGCAATTCTAATTATTATGCATCAAAGTTTGAACCAATACAATCTCCAGTGCGGGAATTATTGCTCCCAGTTCTGATGCTACAAGATAATCTCTTTCTTCTGTAGCAAAAAATGAAATCGGTTGTACAGAATCAGTTGCTTAGTAGGCTTCCCTCATAAACAAGAAATTGCTGTGGTCTTCATTCTGCCTTGGGAGAGCCATAGAGCTGTGGATCAGTTTGATAGTATACAACATCCCCAGTGTCACTTACATAGTGATCCCTTTTCATGCTTCTGATAAGGCTTCCTAGTAAGTGAAATGGGAGAGGCCCAGATTTCTTAGGCTCCCTGTAGTACTTCCCTAGCACAGGTTTAGCAGCCTCTGTCTGCAATATACAAACCCAAATGTAAAAACCTTGAGACAAAATGGGATATAATATCACTTGTTATGGATGGCCTGTAAGCTTATCAAGTTTACGGAGATACTCACTGCTTCTATTAAGTGATAGTGTGGGATTTGAGGGAAGAGATGATGTATCACATGGGTGCCAATGTCATGGTGAATGTTGTTAATCCAACCATAATCTCGATCTAGTGTTGTTAATCCTCCTCTCAGGTAACTCCACTCCTGGTCGATTCAACCAAGGAAACAATTAAAACTTGCCATAACATTAGCCTCACTCTCTTTTTTTCCACTTAAAACATTCATATTTACTTAGCATGTTAATACTGTATATTTGCAAAATGGAAGAAGATATACTGAGAGGTCCAGTTTTGTACCTCGCCGCGATACCAAGGAAGTTTATCCTCGTGACCATGGTGATGCAAGTATGTCACCAAATCCAACCACGTGACGAAAATCTGCATAAAGGAACAATAATATGTTCAGATAAAGGATTCAAACAGAAGTGGCTGACTTAAACAAATATTTCTAGGACAATGAAGGGCCAACAAGAACCAACCCAGTAGGGAATGCCATAGAGCTTAAGCAGTTGGATTGGACCCATTACGAAGGATAGACAAACGAGTAGTGCAGCCATGGCGCCCCAAGACAGGGTAGAGGTGATGATATCTTTTCGCTCACTCGGCACAAACAGGTCGCTGCTTGGATTGAAATGAGAGCCTGTCTTTCCAGGGCTTCGACTCCACTGCGATTTGCACAAAAAGCCAAGGCCTAAAACTATTAGAAAACTGTGGAGCTGTGGATCATGTTGTGGTTTAAGAATTGATTCAGAAGACAGATTAATTGTAGGCTCACCAGATAGATGGGATATGCAAGCAAAGGGAAAGGCAAAGTGAACCTCAGTAGGCGAGTGAGATTATCCAACTTGGAGTAAATCTTTTCAGACAGCTGAGAATAAAGGAAGAAGGCTACAATTTTCAGTAATTTTGAAGTGGGAAAATAGATCAAAACAGCAAGAGTTTGCATCTATGGATAACTTACTGGGTGCCAAGATTCGTCGTTTTCCACGTGCCCATGGTTCTGATGATGAGTTCTATGGCTAATTCTCCTGCATTGTTTCATcatcattcattttgttattatcCAGAAAATATGGTAAcagaatgttttttttttttttttttggggggggggggggggggttgagaAGAGCCATCAGAAACAAACCATCCATGGTATGGGACAAGTATTGATGAATGGAGAAGATGTCCAACCACACTGTTCAGCTTGTGGTTATTTGAAAAGCTTCCATGGCCACTGCAAAAACCCATAACCCAGAAATGACTGATATTACAATCCCTGAATTGGGCGTCAATTTGAAGAAACAATGTCACTAAATGCAAGAAATTGATTACCAATCATGGCCAAGAACAAAGAGACCCCAGAACATGGTCCCTTGAGCAAACCAGTAAAGAGGCCAAACGAGCCAATTGTTGAGATAGGCGGCCGCCGCCGCCAACCCAAAAACCACAGCCACATCCCTGACCACATAGCTCATAGATCTCCAAGGGTCCTTAACCCAACAATGCTTTGGAATCGCAGCTCGAATATCAGCCAGCCGGAATGGAGGCGGCGCGCCAGGGTCAAATTCAGCCTCTTCATTAGCACCATTTGTTCTCTCCTTACCATTCTCTCGCTGtcctccttcttcctctatAGTTTGGATCCTAACAGGGACACTCACTTTGAGCCTCCAGTTTCCGGGTCTAGACCCAGTTCCAGTTGGTACCCAAAAGGAAGAACCAACCGGATCCGGTACTGATTGTGGCAGCCTAAGCTTGGAAGGAGTGGCGGCCATGGAGGGAAGTCCATTTCTGGGCCGAGGGTAGATTCTGGGGAGGGGTCTGAAACCACATTCTGATAAGACCCAACTGGCCATTATTTACCCGGTGAGAGACCCAGATGCAAAAGAAGTCCAAGAATTTCAGTTCTTCCGGGGCTCTCCTCTGTCCAAAAGGAGAGAAACTAAAGACTGTATCTATTGCAGCAGAGGAAATTATAGCTGCAAACCAGAAGGGCGATGAGAAGATAACACGGGATCTCTTCTCGTCCACTTGGCTACAACAGCTCAACTCGGTGCTGGTTGTTgcttgtcttcttcctctcctccacACAAACACGCAAACGaagtctttctctctctcccaatgAATGGTGTGGTattggtatgtatatatatatatataactatctGAAAAGAGGGACCTCACTTTCTGCAATCCTTCCCAACCCCAACCCAAAACAATTTCTCTTCCCTTCACAAGTCAAAACACTGCTAAACGTTTTTCATGTGCCA
The sequence above is a segment of the Diospyros lotus cultivar Yz01 chromosome 7, ASM1463336v1, whole genome shotgun sequence genome. Coding sequences within it:
- the LOC127806246 gene encoding omega-3 fatty acid desaturase, chloroplastic-like; the encoded protein is MASWVLSECGFRPLPRIYPRPRNGLPSMAATPSKLRLPQSVPDPVGSSFWVPTGTGSRPGNWRLKVSVPVRIQTIEEEGGQRENGKERTNGANEEAEFDPGAPPPFRLADIRAAIPKHCWVKDPWRSMSYVVRDVAVVFGLAAAAAYLNNWLVWPLYWFAQGTMFWGLFVLGHDCGHGSFSNNHKLNSVVGHLLHSSILVPYHGWRISHRTHHQNHGHVENDESWHPLSEKIYSKLDNLTRLLRFTLPFPLLAYPIYLWSRSPGKTGSHFNPSSDLFVPSERKDIITSTLSWGAMAALLVCLSFVMGPIQLLKLYGIPYWIFVTWLDLVTYLHHHGHEDKLPWYRGEEWSYLRGGLTTLDRDYGWINNIHHDIGTHVIHHLFPQIPHYHLIEATEAAKPVLGKYYREPKKSGPLPFHLLGSLIRSMKRDHYVSDTGDVVYYQTDPQLYGSPKAE